Part of the Triticum urartu cultivar G1812 chromosome 2, Tu2.1, whole genome shotgun sequence genome, CATGGTAACAGACTTCCCCAAGAGAGTGTCACTGAAATAATCCATCATATCTGGAACTGATTCATGTTGAAAGTCACCAAAATTTTCCTCAAAAATGGTCCTAGTAATAAAACTTTTCCAACATGGAAACCCATTATCACCTAACAGCATTTCACAGTAAAATTTTGCAAGTGGCTCAAGGAATTCAGCACACTGCATATGGCCATCACTGTGATGCCTCATGTATGACAAAGCAGCAGGCAGCAGAAGTATAGAGCTATCCGCATGAGCCCATGAAGAATCAGAATTATAATCCATGCCTTGCAGAATAGAAGTGTCTTCTTCTAGAACTTTCATCAACATCTGGCCAAAAAAGTTCATGTGTATAGGGCTTACTTCCAAAAGCAACCGTAAAACTTTTGCTTTAACCTTAGATGTGGGAAACATACAGTGATGAAGAATGCTAAGGGGAGTGTTGATGGCCATGGTAGATAACATCATGTGGAATGCAGTATATTCAGTGTTCTGTCCTGCAGATCTTTCTGCATTATGGATACGAATCAACATCTTCAGCAAGCAAACATCAGCAGATTCAAGATTCAGTTTAGCAGTAAAATGGAGAATGAAATGATATACTCGCTGAATGGTGGCAATATCTGAACTTCGAATCTCCAAGCCCCATAATTGACAGGATTCTGATCTCTGATCAGTTTGTTGTAGATAATCATACAGTAATTCCATGGCAATATCAGCAATAGATAGACATACAAAAGCAGCAGGGGCAAATGCAGCTGAACAACTCGACCCACGACTTTCTAACTCTGAGAACATCCAATTTACAAGTTCTAGAAGTCTGACAGGGGACATGAATTTTTTCAATGCCCGAACCATGTAGAAATTTGGCAAAAGCAGTCCAAAGTTTCCATTGTCCATGCAGACTTGAAATTTATCCTTGAACAACAGCAGTATTTTTCCTAGCATGGCCTTTGGGGAAGCAAACAGCGACTCTAAGGACTGACCATCATTTTCAGCCAACAGTAAAAGGTCATATAGTTTACTAAGAAGATTCACAACAAAACCATCTACAAGGTGCAGATTTTCCTTTGAAAAACTAGTAAATGCTTCTTCCACATGTTCCGCACTCCCATCTGTCAAGTCCGGGCAATTGGATAAGGAACATGGCAGGTCAATAGTAGGATGGTGGAGAACCGATTCAACAATATCTTGGAAACATTCCGCTGAAGCATTCAAGTCAGCAGTATCAGCAGCCAAAACTCGGATGCGCTCAAATATGCTATCAACAAGAGTGGAGCATACATGGCAAAGTTCTTCAAGAACATTTGAACCCTTCCTAGTGTATGACAACAGCAAGCGATGGCTCCAGAATAATATGACTCTCAGATTAAATGTCAACTCACTGATTATGCTTTCATAAAGCTTAGCTCGAATAAGTCGGACAAGTGCATCAAGTAGCAATGCATGTGCCTCCCCAGTTTTAGCTGGCCCAGAGAACACAAGGCTTAATACTGAAGGTAAGAGTGCACAGAACGGAGTCACATTTAGGAATGTACTCAATGCAGTCAATTCTGCAGAAATTGAGTGGTTTTGACATTTGCCCTCATCAACATCAAGATTACCCTCGATCTGTCTGAGACTACAGAAGAAAATATCCGGCCAACAAGTAGCAATTTCAGCTAGGTAATCATGTTGCAGATAAAGAACTGACGACAAGAATTGCATATGAGAAGGACAGTGTGTTTTCACAACATCAAGAAGCTCTGGAAAGCTACAGATAATGTCCTGTGGAGCTGCACACATGATTGAAAATAAGAATGCAGTCGCTACATCATCTGGCAAATTAGTGTGTTGCTGGCTTAACATTTCTTGAACCTTTCTAATCACAGAGGACAAAGAGTTTGAATGAAGTTCAGAAGAATGTTCCACAGCTGTGAACAAACTAGAATTTTGTTGGTCTGAGATATTCCTAGAGATATGCAACAAATTAATGAATGGCCTCCATTCAGCAATATAAATCCTAGACTGTAGTTCTTCCGGTGAAAAAATATCAAATCTCTGATTCAGAACAGCACCAATAAGGTCAAGCAATAATTGAGCATCTACCTGTTTGATCATCATCGGATCAGTCACTTGAACATGCAATTATTAGGGTAAATAGGCAAGAGAGCTGTAGGCAACATAAATGATATACCTGGGACTGCAGAATAAGGTAGATTGTGTTGCACACATATAATGAAATTGTCGACTTCTCATGTACTTTCATACCTCCAGACTCAGAGTCAAGTAGCCTAAGGCATTTCTGAAGAACACAAATAACCAGAGGACTGAAAGCTGGAGAATAGACTACAAACCACACACAGAAAAAAGGTGAGAATATGAATGACTGAATGAACTAGATCTCATTAGGGAATTGTTTAAAAGAAAAGACATGATAATAAGTATCAAAGGAAGACTACGTAACTTAAAGTCAAAGGACAGGTGCAATAAAGTAACACATTTATGATCAGGAAGTGCTAAAGAGTGATCACGAATTTCAAAATGAAGTACAGAAGTCCAAGAAAAGAAGATCTGATTGCAGCATAGTATAAACAAAACAACCATGAGACCAGCAGACAAGTATTTAAGTAAATTTGATGATAACATGATCAAATGATGAAGGGATGCTAGTACAACATAGTGCATAGTACAAACAAGCAACTGCAAGACAAGCAGCCAAGCATTTTGGTAAATCTGATGATTTTACATGATCTGATCATATACACATGGAAGACTTTGCACCCTTAAATGTAGAAGTGTGATAGTTATGCTGTGTTTCAGGTGGGGCGTGAAAGGTTTACTGAAAAGCAGCCGTCGATTTTCCATGTTGTTTTGCACCGCGGCCTACAGGTACCGGTAACATTTATATATGGCATTATATCAGATCAAATGGAACCTAACGACCAAGGAAAACAGCTAATGATAGGTAAGAAAGTTAAACAGTATGGCATGAATTTCAGAAAAGTGTAATGGCACTCATTCATGTCATGAAGGAAAATAGTACCTTCAAGCTGGCCTGATTTAGAGATGAACTTCCGCATGTAATCTTGGTATTTGTACAAATTGCTCCCAACCATTGAAACAGCATCGCAGAGGAAAGGGATCACAATTTGTGACAATTTATTAGATACTCCAACTCCTAGGCTCTCTCTTACAGACCATTTGGCTTCATAACCAGGCAAGAAAAGTAACCATGCATCAATCTCCGCAAAGTTCTGATCATACGCACCAGAACTTGCTAGAGCAGCTTTAACTAAAATGTACGCTTGCTCACGGATGATCTTAACTGGTGAGTGCAACATGATGTCAATCAGTGGTTGCAAATGCTTGTACATTGATTCTGGAACTCTCTCTGGGTCCCAATGTCCCTCGTGTTGCCCTGAATACTCAACTAAAAGTGACAATAAGGAGTGCTGCTCATCCTTGGATAGATCCAACGGATTAGGTGGTATAACCCTAAAGAAGTCAAATGATCCATCAAATGAGCTGGGCATTACCCTCTGAAAGAAAAATTGAAGATAATCAATGCACAGAATTAGATTAGAATGTCAAGGCTATAAGTTGCATTAAAAAAACACATCCCTTAAAAGTAGACACAGACAACGAAGACAGAGGCTAGGATAGTTGAATGAAGTTTATACACATTAAAAGGTATAGAGGAAGCATAATAAAATATAACTATACCTACCAAATAGAGCCGGAGAACATCAAGCAACTTCGAGTGGAAAACACTGTCTACCACTTCTGCATCTTTCATCTCCAGATCTTGCTTATCTAAGCCCCATATCTCACACAGAGTGGTAGCATGATCGCTTGCCAAGTCTTGGTCTTGCTCTTCAGATACATCCTTGGCCCACTCAACATCAATTCCACCAATAATAATATCATCGTCCTCATCGATAGCATTACATCTCTGTTTCTTTTGAGGAGGCTCAGAAACCAGAGCACGTCTCTCAAGTCTACTCTGAGAATAATTTTGGTGTTTCTGACTGGCAGAAGAAAGTAACTTCAGAAGGACCTGTGGATCAGGAATAGCTCCGCGCACTTCATCTTGAATGTATTCTCTCAGAGATATCCACCTCTTGACACGCATTTGGTCTCCCTGGTTAAGTTTATCTACCAAGAATGCATCTGTTGCAGTGGAACAACTTAATCCTGGGAAACTGTTCATTCTGATTTTCCCTTTTGTTGAGCTACTGGATTCTGATGTCGATCCCACACTTGATACCACACCATTGATTGCTTCAGTAACACAGCACAGTAGGTTCACTGACTCAAAAACAAGCCTCAGAGAACCATGCTTCACGAGATCATCAGAATGCTGCAATCCCCTATTTATCACTGCTCGAGAGCATACATGGGGCACGATGCACTTCAGAACTACCTGTACTTGTTCATCATCGACGGATACCAGATCATGTGACAGGAAACTATGAAATATGCTATCAGTTTTTGCTGAAGATATTATATCCGCTGCTAGGGAGATGGCAGCAAACCTGCAAAACGGCAATCAGACAGAAATAAGTGCACTGTACTCAAAACAAATTAATTATATACATATGCTAAAAGAACTAACCAAGAGGGGGATGGCCGTGGTTCAATATTGTAAGGGAACTCGTTCATGTATGCCGCGCAAAAAGAAAGCCTCTTACTCACAATAGCCAGCAACAGATTCTTGTGGTGAACGCTCTCAGTAGACTTCAACTTCTTCATCAGATCCAGCAAGCGTTTCTCGTTACCTCTCAAATGTGAGGATGGCATTAATCCATTTTTTGGATCAGTGCAGACCATGACCAGCACTTGATGAGCAAGGTCAGCTGCTTCACCTGCATCCAAATTCCCCGATATCAAGCTCAGCTGTTCCAATGTGGCACTTCCAAAAAGGACACTGCGGAGCCCTGGTGGGACAAGTGACTCCTCTACCAAAACATTATCCCGCAGTGTTGAGAGGACATACACGACAGTCTCAGCATCATCTTCTCCAATCCCGCGTAGCACCCCTGAGTAAAGCTCCCTCTGTTGAAGGACCCATCTTAGCAGCTTCGGGTTCCCAACCTCAAGGAACGACATGGCAAACCCAACAAGTGATCGCCTTGTAGAGCCAAAATTAGCACCTTTTTTCTGATTCCTCCCATCCCTGCCCCCTCTCTTCTTCTGTATCCCTGCTAGTTGCGTCACAACAGCCATCTTGAAATCAAAGCTCTCGGCAACCTCCGACGCCAGCCCCGCACCACGCCTGACAATGGCAGCAAGCAAATCCAATGCAGCATTCTGGCGCCGGAACTCGCCACTGTTGAGTTCACGGTACACATCCCCCACCTTGTCCTTATCCTCCAGTATCGTCCTAGCAACGGCATCCAAGCACTTCTTAGAAAAAGCATGCTGCCGCGACTTGCCACCGGGGTTGCCCAGGACAGTGGCAAacagggaaagtatgtacgccaTCCCTGGCTTCTCCCGGTGCAGCCGCCATGCCTCCATCAGCTCCACGAGCCGCGGGGACTGCTGGACATAGTCCCGTAGCACCTCACCACCAGAATCACCGTCCAATAGCTCGATGAACTCCCTCGACGCGTCTGAGTAGATTTTGACCTCCGAAGTGTGGAGATTCTTAAGGATATGGACCAACCTGATCTTATAGGATGCACCGAATGACTGGTTCCAGGTGTCCATTCCCACCTTTACCAAGTTTTGCTCTCGTTTTGGCTCCCCCACCCTAAAATGCACCAATACGGACGTAAATTAGCCATTTTGGAAAAGCGCCAATAAGGGGATACGTTTTACTATTTTTTAGTTCAGCAAAAAATATATGTATAGAAGCCAGAAACAGCAGATACCTTTTTGTTTGCTCTCCTGAGGATGCCGAAGCAGCTCCAAGCCACTCCATCTAAAATGCACCAATGCGGATACGTGTATCAGTATCGGGTCGGATACATAAATTCGGCATTTTGAAAAGCGCCAACAAGGGGATACGTTTTACTATCTTTTAGTTGACACAAAAGAAAATTATAGAAGCTAGGAACAGCAGATTACCTTCTAGTTTGCTCTACTGTGGATGCCGAAGCAGCTCCAAGCCCCTCCAATTGACAATGTTGATGCCCTGTTCCAACTCCAAGTTCCAAAGGGGTAGAATTAGACTTTTACTGAGTGTAAAATGAATATGGAGCATCAAATCAAATCATTAGTTAGTTGTACATCTATCGTGGCATAACACGAAAGGTGGAACCTGAAGATCAATCAGCTAACATGCAAAAGGAGAAACAATCACTTTAAATGGTAAGGTCTGACTGTTAGAATCAACAACGCAGCGTGATAGTACCACTATATTCCCAATCATAAACAAGATTTGGGACATCTATCATGCCAACAATACCATTAGTACTAATGTGTTAACCAATTTCGGCCAGTGTAACCAAGACAAAGCTCCTGCTCTCCCAAATTACATGTTACTGCTAAGCTATGACTTCAGGTCAAGACAGTGCAGATAAAACAGCTTAATCTTTTCATTTTCATATATCGCCAATCATTGCACGTTTAAACCAAACCATTTGCTCATCTGAAACAAGTTCGAACTACAATAGTAAACATTTGCCCCTACAAGCATTATCACAAACACCTATCAAGCAAAATCCTTTCACATGTAAACCTGAACACGCGCTGGAAAAATCAAGCAGCAAGTACTCATCAAGAAATAATCATCATTATGTTCTCACAATATCGAGTCTACAGCAAAGTACTCGTCCAATACAAAATCAGGAAAAAAAATTGAACAAACAGAGGAtgcaagaggaaggagggagggggtgaggaaggagggaggacgAAGGACGAAGGACGAAGGAGTGGTCGCTACCTGCCTATGGACTGGTCGCCGGCGTGGCTCAGAGCGGCGCGTTGCTGGGCGGGAGCGGCTGCTCCAGAGAGGGAGGCGCTGCTGGGCGGGAGCGGCTGCTCCAGAGAGGGAGGCGCTGCTGGTGGGAGCGGCTGCTCGACGGAGGGACGCGCTGCTGGGCTCCCGTACcggcggcggggcagcggagGCTTCGGCCGGCTGGGCGCGCCGCGGCGGCGGGCTGGCAGTGGTGGAGGCAGGCCGGCGGCGGCTAGCCCTACCTGTCGCGGGAAGGACTCTGCTCGTTCGCCCGGGCTTGAGGGCTGCAATAAAGGACGCACGAAACGGGGTTTTTTCCAATTATACGGGTCTACGAAACGGGCCGCTGTTTACATCGAGTGGGCCGGCATAGTTCCGGTTCTTTCCTtattttttctgttttgtttCTTTCTGTAGGTTTTTTTGTTTTGGTTCTTTTTTTTGGAGTttttcatttatttatttttcggtTTTTTATTATAAAATGATTATTGTTTTCAAAAAATCAGAATTTTAAACAAGTTCATTCATTATTATAAAAATGTCCAATATGTATTTTAAAAAAAAAAATTCATGTattagaaaatgttcatcctTTATTATAAAATGTTCAATATTTATTTAAAAAATCAAAATATATTTAAAAATTTTAGATTCACCatatattaaaaaatgttcagtTTGCATTTAAAAATGCTcattgtatattaaaaaatgttcatgtataCTAAAAAGATGTTTGAAATTTTTAGTTTTTTGTTCAAAACTTTCAAAAAATGAATGGAAATTGCAAAATTCGTTCTCTCATTGTTCAAAAAGTTTGTATTTTAATATGAAAAATCAActaaaaaactagaaaaaaataATTGCTACAATAGATCTACTAGTTACAGTGGCATCTCGTTGTTAGGCTGGCCCACTTGGTGATGCCTTGTGCAAAAGGTTAACTACTAAACACCAATGGGCATACAATAGAATCACCCCGAAACAGACGTTGGGTGTGTCCGTGTGTCGTATCCAAAGCTGGCCACGGCCCATCGTGGGCTAAACGTGCCTGTCACGGTATAGCCCAACATGGCACATATAGTATACGAGACGGAGGGAGCAACTATTAGATGGCCTCGAGGAGGACAAACACTCTATATAAGCCTACCCTAGCGTCCGGCTATGGGTTCGAAACCATTGTAATCTCATACTTATAAGCAAGAACACCTTTTAGAGAGACATGACTAGGGTTGTTACCTTCAGCGTCGAGGGGTCTGAACCTATATACGTCTTTCATCCCTCATTGCTTCTCGATAGATCAAGCTCCTTTCTCTTACCTCTCTTAATGTCATCCTATTTCACATCATGATAGTTAGAGTAAGACTGTTCAAATTCACTATCATGTGCTCTGAAACATGTGTGACTTATGCTAAAGGTATATGTTAGACACAATTGAGGTTGAACCACAAGAATATGTAGGTCACGATTGCAATGCACGAGCTCTTTTGCTAGTCCAATCTAAAATCAAACGACTAATGTAAAAGATTTACTCTAATAGTTATACTCCCTCAAGAATTTGATAAAAGTCATTTGAATCAATGAGGCCCTCGGGGTATTTCCTTAGCGTTTGCTAACATTATAGTTCTACAGTGCTCGGTTATCATTTGAGAAAGGTATGGAATAAACCTTCAATTTATACCCTCAATCTATATCAAACCTTGATCTCAAAATCCCTGAAATTGACATCACGTGCTCTCTAATCCCGGTCTATCCCAATTGATTTATGCTAAGTGCTCCTTTGGTGCACCGCGAAAAGGATGATCTCAGACAGGGTCCCACACTGCTCTCAATGACTATACAGGTCCACGTGTCATACTCGTCTTCCTCCTTCACAcaccctccctctctctctctctctctcacacacacacacacttgctCTCTCTCATGTAACAGATCCAACCCTCTCCCTTTGTCGTGGTCGTTGACGTTGTGCTCCTCTTGTCTTTCCCCGCCATGCTCCTTCTTGAGCTCCTCCTCTAGTTCGTCTGGCGTCGTGGTCACTGACTCCCTTGATTCCCTGCAATTTTTTGGTAGCAGTACTAGTTTTAAGTCCGTACCATGTCTCAGCGTAGGCCGCCAAATAGAAGCAAGTGACATAACTCATCACACACAACTACTGATACCTTGCATGCACTTGGATTTCATCCATCGCGTCAAGATGGCTGGTGGTCATCCGCGAAAAAAAGATGGCAGGTGGTCGGTAGAAACCTCCTGCGTGGCATCTTCACTTGGCAGCACCTGCACAACAGTCTCGCCACCGATGGTGCGGGTTGGGGGCGCCCACGATGACGAAGTTGATAACCTCTGCACACCGGTTGCTCCTGCGTGGCCGAGGTCATGGAGATGAATAGATGGCGTGTAAGCCCCACGCAGTGAACGTGACAAGTGTGTGATTCCCTCCGGGGTTTGTCTTTTTCCCGCCGCGACAAATAAGTATCTAGTAGAAATCAACCCGGGATAGACCCGGATTAGAAAGTATATGGTGCTAATTTCAGGGATTTCAAGTTCAAGGGTTTGATTTAGACTGGGAGCACGAATTCAGGGTTTATTTCAGACTTTCTCTTATCATTTcgatttttttctcttttttaaaAACTGAAAACTGATTTCGACGTTTATTGGGCCGTCGCCTCGGGCAGCCGGTCGCCGGCTGCGAGTCAAACGAGCCGCGCTGGCGCGAATATTCCAGCGACACGAGCGGCAGCGTCGCCACCGTCTCGCTCGCTCCGCGGCTGGGGTCGGGTCCCGTCACGGGCTTCCACGTGGACCACGGAATATTCCCCGCGCACGTCGACACGCGCATGCGCAGACGGAAGGAAGCTGGCGCTTGCGTGCCCCCGCAGCCACGGCCCGGCCCGACGCGCCGCTCGGAATcatgtttttttttttttgaacgGAGGAATCATGTTATTCCTGACCAAAAGAATCGTCCTCTTCTTTTTGCCACCACTCCCACTGTACGCTGATACGGCGCTGCAGTGTCAGTTCTCCAGATGCACCGATTAACCACGGACGAGGACGAGGGCGACTGTCTCAGATGTTCCGTCGGTGAAGGTTCTCTTCTCCAGCCAGGAACAAAACGCAAAGGCGCGCGCAGAAAGGAAATCGATCCGTTGGCCTGCCGATCCAGGTCGGCATTGCGTTGCGTTGCATCGATCGTGCATGCGTAGTGGCTGTCGCCTTCTCTCGATGAATTTCGGAGCCACCCCGGAGCACCGCCTGTTCGGTTGGCATCGATCAGCGCGAATCTGAGAACAAAGGATAAGCCGCGAGATTCGCTTTTCACGTAGCTTTCCCATTTTGGCCGCGGCAGGTCGCTGGCCTAGCGTAACATCCTTTGCCAACGAATCTCGAGTAGGCGTCCGTCAGGTCAATAGGCCACACTACGACGAGTGGCGAGGGGCATCTTCGATGCTCACCCTCAAACCCATGTTATCTGTTTGGATCGTGCGATTCAGTGTTTTGCCATCTAACACGGTTCCGCATCCGTGCACTGGCTGGTCTAGACGTTCATTTTTTCGCAAATCGGGAAGGGGGGTGGGGGTGCGGACATCTTCGCCGCTGCCATACACGTGTCCGACACCTCGGACCCACCTAAAATCCTCTCCCGCCTCTTTCGCGCTTTCTCTCGAACGGATGCGTCGCTCCCTGCGCCGCATTCATGCCGGCCGAGGATAGGGCGGCAAGGCAGGAGCGGCCGC contains:
- the LOC125539592 gene encoding uncharacterized protein LOC125539592; this encodes MEWLGAASASSGEQTKRVGEPKREQNLVKVGMDTWNQSFGASYKIRLVHILKNLHTSEVKIYSDASREFIELLDGDSGGEVLRDYVQQSPRLVELMEAWRLHREKPGMAYILSLFATVLGNPGGKSRQHAFSKKCLDAVARTILEDKDKVGDVYRELNSGEFRRQNAALDLLAAIVRRGAGLASEVAESFDFKMAVVTQLAGIQKKRGGRDGRNQKKGANFGSTRRSLVGFAMSFLEVGNPKLLRWVLQQRELYSGVLRGIGEDDAETVVYVLSTLRDNVLVEESLVPPGLRSVLFGSATLEQLSLISGNLDAGEAADLAHQVLVMVCTDPKNGLMPSSHLRGNEKRLLDLMKKLKSTESVHHKNLLLAIVSKRLSFCAAYMNEFPYNIEPRPSPSWFAAISLAADIISSAKTDSIFHSFLSHDLVSVDDEQVQVVLKCIVPHVCSRAVINRGLQHSDDLVKHGSLRLVFESVNLLCCVTEAINGVVSSVGSTSESSSSTKGKIRMNSFPGLSCSTATDAFLVDKLNQGDQMRVKRWISLREYIQDEVRGAIPDPQVLLKLLSSASQKHQNYSQSRLERRALVSEPPQKKQRCNAIDEDDDIIIGGIDVEWAKDVSEEQDQDLASDHATTLCEIWGLDKQDLEMKDAEVVDSVFHSKLLDVLRLYLRVMPSSFDGSFDFFRVIPPNPLDLSKDEQHSLLSLLVEYSGQHEGHWDPERVPESMYKHLQPLIDIMLHSPVKIIREQAYILVKAALASSGAYDQNFAEIDAWLLFLPGYEAKWSVRESLGVGVSNKLSQIVIPFLCDAVSMVGSNLYKYQDYMRKFISKSGQLEVYSPAFSPLVICVLQKCLRLLDSESGGMKVHEKSTISLYVCNTIYLILQSQVDAQLLLDLIGAVLNQRFDIFSPEELQSRIYIAEWRPFINLLHISRNISDQQNSSLFTAVEHSSELHSNSLSSVIRKVQEMLSQQHTNLPDDVATAFLFSIMCAAPQDIICSFPELLDVVKTHCPSHMQFLSSVLYLQHDYLAEIATCWPDIFFCSLRQIEGNLDVDEGKCQNHSISAELTALSTFLNVTPFCALLPSVLSLVFSGPAKTGEAHALLLDALVRLIRAKLYESIISELTFNLRVILFWSHRLLLSYTRKGSNVLEELCHVCSTLVDSIFERIRVLAADTADLNASAECFQDIVESVLHHPTIDLPCSLSNCPDLTDGSAEHVEEAFTSFSKENLHLVDGFVVNLLSKLYDLLLLAENDGQSLESLFASPKAMLGKILLLFKDKFQVCMDNGNFGLLLPNFYMVRALKKFMSPVRLLELVNWMFSELESRGSSCSAAFAPAAFVCLSIADIAMELLYDYLQQTDQRSESCQLWGLEIRSSDIATIQRVYHFILHFTAKLNLESADVCLLKMLIRIHNAERSAGQNTEYTAFHMMLSTMAINTPLSILHHCMFPTSKVKAKVLRLLLEVSPIHMNFFGQMLMKVLEEDTSILQGMDYNSDSSWAHADSSILLLPAALSYMRHHSDGHMQCAEFLEPLAKFYCEMLLGDNGFPCWKSFITRTIFEENFGDFQHESVPDMMDYFSDTLLGKSVTMLHYCLSLKEMPRKQRLEIVASLCPQSSGLLDFDVNDINPDSHKGHVKLTNELLAKISLIRLLLSPPRRLSSNGTASDRESKRVSNAKLNFISILVRTLDQILRNFPRCDGLSHSDKQQRVICSLEYTVLKNIIELSSEIQTHLNQLKSIPFLNQFIRSSLLHRFNDHVTLKAIRCVLVVLSEGKFPADEILELILGHSHFLSSITCSEVSEYSSAFNATGSLLQPAPGILKSVDSLFTKENEFHICIAEKRKIEIIRLLRILYDIKSRQQSNGLLNESKELSFLLLSVYGATLSETDLEIFNLMNEIESHECKTIAEMDHLWGSAAVKYREELKLDSSISEIHKTENTESNSRRRALFRENIPIDSKLCVMTVLQFCYKRSSRTSVFSLEQLRQDKFDDILKTTSRSMDMVQIYDPMFILRFSIHTLLMGYIEPAEFSRVGLLAITLVCISSPDEELRKLGYESLNTFKKSLEASQKSKEKWQLQLLLTYLQNGISKPWQRIPSIIAIFAAEASLTLLDSSHTQFNTISKFLMNSACVDMQSIPLFPTLLKSSSVHFKADRLWMLRLLYAGSNLADDATICKNKSVLELALAFCSSAISDSESKYLILQVLKKCVKLPVLAQHLVKNCGLLSWISSVISTQDKGLDNNSSSRIVGLALEVLDVLILSRFITEWLQETALEQLSEISQYLYLLVEDGKILKGDFTMLSSVLNIIASTMRLSMKRKIYQPHFTLSLHGIFKLCQAIDGNSRSIELKLSMELGTDVVLMNGPLPILSETDKSRAVMVVSWVTSNIFWLCKQKSAVEMSCEEPLNNECLLSKILRWLVASVILGRISRISPEKRGGLATSTNSPGTLQSFLNHSSETVEMVDSHVADEALAAIILYLQGHVKKKSDTLPSVVTALSLLLLDRCREQVLVDGRGQIETLCSKIHCPAESNPAWRWHYYQPWRDPALQHTATERMEVEQSCRSLLIMFSNALSAAGLPAGVSVLSVGDIEKSGLFQWERDSVVEQPHA